Proteins from one bacterium genomic window:
- a CDS encoding thioredoxin family protein: protein MRAVSCRVHVGLIAALFLLLSGVQASALELSAVPDPVELPTLPASATASGVVENDVPQVRARLLVGNTEGERRVGVLFDLAEGWHLYWRNPGGTGIAPELGLAADGHAFGDVAWPAPLTFVEADGLFTTWGYEGSVLLSAPITRDADPSSGQVEADVSVLVCRTQCVPADFALRSPLEPELAPEDRTWIDRRFAEALSRVPVSASELGLGVQARWHDTRPEVDELGTVRLELAPCDEAPCPSLAARGAGSLFLLQDGDLFEWEEATLADRHVVDIALTRLEDVPKTDERLRGLIPIRASGGALRHVAIDTKIESPPATTATAKGLAVTPPAPPMANPPADAATRPIPGPSTAAAEPASPTLVRWLQVIGLALLGGLILNGMPCVLPVLAIKVVAVADMAEKDPREVRMHGVAYGAGVLGSMTALAGVVVALRAAGHSVGWGFQFQEPLFVAIIAAVLVTFAMNLFGAFEIDLGQGRLAAIGHDAVGARRSFFEGLLAVVLATPCTAPFLGTAVGFAFASHGLGIFAIFLAIGLGLASPFLIVSFQPKAARFIPRSGPWMNTLRSGLGFSLLATCVWLLWVLGQSGGVDAVIGTTATLLVLAFLLFCLGRLQPMRSAWLGRVAAVGIAGVALGGFNLIGIDRVPVATADQTTSAEAKAEAWATYSEGAVAAALEDGRPAFVVFTADWCLTCKMNEATVLDREAVHAAFRDGGYALFEADWTRRDEGIRRKLAEFDRAGVPLYLVYSPDRPDAPRVLSELLTTEEVLAAIDEARPTKRI from the coding sequence ATGCGCGCTGTGTCCTGCCGAGTCCACGTCGGACTCATCGCCGCTCTCTTCCTTCTATTGTCCGGCGTCCAGGCGAGCGCCCTCGAGCTGAGCGCCGTCCCGGACCCGGTCGAGCTTCCCACGCTGCCGGCCTCCGCCACGGCCTCGGGCGTCGTCGAGAACGACGTCCCCCAGGTTCGCGCGCGCCTCCTCGTCGGGAACACCGAGGGCGAACGCCGCGTCGGCGTCCTCTTCGATCTCGCCGAGGGCTGGCACCTCTACTGGCGGAATCCCGGCGGCACCGGCATCGCCCCCGAGCTCGGCCTCGCCGCCGACGGTCACGCGTTCGGAGACGTCGCCTGGCCCGCCCCCCTCACGTTCGTCGAGGCCGACGGTCTCTTCACCACCTGGGGCTACGAAGGATCCGTCCTGCTCTCCGCGCCGATCACGCGCGACGCCGACCCGTCCTCCGGTCAGGTCGAAGCCGACGTGAGCGTGCTGGTCTGCCGGACGCAGTGCGTTCCGGCGGACTTCGCGCTCCGCTCGCCGCTCGAACCCGAGCTCGCCCCCGAAGACCGGACCTGGATCGACCGTCGCTTCGCCGAGGCCCTCTCCCGAGTTCCCGTCAGCGCGAGCGAGCTCGGCCTGGGCGTCCAGGCCCGCTGGCACGACACCCGACCGGAAGTCGACGAGCTCGGCACGGTCCGCCTCGAGCTCGCGCCGTGCGACGAAGCGCCCTGCCCCTCCCTCGCCGCGCGCGGTGCAGGCTCGCTCTTCCTTCTGCAAGACGGAGATCTCTTCGAGTGGGAGGAAGCGACCCTCGCGGACCGACACGTGGTCGACATCGCCCTGACGCGACTCGAGGACGTCCCGAAGACGGACGAGCGCCTCCGCGGCTTGATCCCGATCCGCGCTTCCGGCGGCGCGCTTCGCCACGTCGCGATCGACACGAAGATCGAGTCGCCGCCTGCGACGACGGCCACGGCGAAGGGGCTCGCCGTGACTCCGCCGGCGCCCCCGATGGCGAATCCGCCCGCAGACGCCGCCACGCGCCCGATTCCGGGACCCTCGACCGCAGCGGCCGAACCCGCTTCCCCGACGCTCGTCCGCTGGCTCCAGGTGATCGGCCTCGCCCTGCTCGGCGGCCTCATTCTGAACGGCATGCCGTGCGTGCTGCCGGTCCTGGCGATCAAGGTCGTCGCGGTCGCCGACATGGCGGAGAAGGATCCGCGCGAGGTTCGCATGCACGGCGTCGCGTACGGCGCGGGCGTGCTCGGCTCGATGACGGCCCTCGCCGGAGTCGTCGTCGCGCTGCGCGCCGCCGGTCACTCGGTCGGCTGGGGCTTCCAGTTCCAGGAGCCCCTCTTCGTTGCGATCATCGCGGCCGTCCTCGTCACCTTCGCCATGAACCTCTTCGGCGCCTTCGAGATCGATCTCGGGCAGGGGCGACTCGCCGCGATCGGTCACGACGCCGTCGGCGCGCGACGCTCCTTCTTCGAAGGCCTGCTCGCCGTGGTCCTCGCGACGCCGTGCACGGCGCCGTTCCTGGGCACCGCCGTCGGCTTCGCCTTCGCGAGTCACGGGCTCGGCATCTTCGCCATCTTCCTCGCGATCGGTCTCGGCCTCGCCTCGCCCTTCCTGATCGTGAGCTTCCAGCCGAAGGCCGCGCGCTTCATCCCGCGCTCCGGGCCGTGGATGAACACGCTTCGGTCGGGGCTGGGCTTCTCGCTCCTCGCCACCTGCGTCTGGCTGCTCTGGGTGCTCGGGCAGAGCGGCGGGGTGGACGCCGTGATCGGAACGACGGCCACGCTCCTCGTCCTTGCCTTCCTGCTCTTCTGTCTCGGTCGGCTGCAGCCGATGCGGAGCGCCTGGCTCGGTCGCGTCGCGGCGGTCGGGATCGCCGGCGTCGCCCTCGGCGGGTTCAACCTGATCGGCATCGACCGCGTCCCGGTCGCGACCGCCGACCAGACGACCTCTGCCGAAGCGAAGGCCGAGGCCTGGGCGACCTACTCCGAAGGCGCCGTCGCGGCCGCCCTCGAAGACGGGCGCCCCGCCTTCGTCGTCTTCACGGCGGACTGGTGTCTCACCTGCAAGATGAACGAGGCGACGGTCCTGGACCGCGAGGCCGTCCATGCGGCATTCCGCGACGGCGGATACGCACTCTTCGAGGCGGACTGGACCCGGCGGGACGAGGGGATCCGACGCAAGCTCGCCGAGTTCGACCGGGCCGGGGTCCCGCTCTACCTGGTCTACTCACCGGACCGACCGGACGCGCCCCGGGTCCTCTCGGAGCTCCTCACGACCGAGGAAGTCCTGGCCGCGATCGACGAAGCGCGCCCCACGAAGCGGATCTGA
- a CDS encoding DUF3570 domain-containing protein, translating to MDRSDENEQRFEAVGDADTRAAFPLPRPNRTLTALATGALALPGIAGSARADAPIERATASSAFSYYREDQIPQKRLAAGSENERYEIFAKQLRFDIPTSERTDIGIDILYEEMSGASPWYVTAEGGRRVQVMSGATIEEERTDVRVDLDYYMETGKDTISLGYSVERDYESWSIGLATERNFNDKNTTFNLALGANFDEIEPTRDGFSSRIVSDQKWAITAFAGLSQVLSRASIAQVTVNFKHSDGFLDDPYKLVAPIGGGANVSDARPHDRDQVTILTRYRHHFEDIEGSLHVDYQFHADTWGIISHAADLGWYQRLADIFTIAPSFRYYSQSKADFYEPLLNGIVVPIERSADYRLSPFGAVSARIKFEVEFEDVLSYDAEGWSERFGLSDGLDLLLSVAYERYISDGDIGLTSVGEFDQNPGLVNFQIISFSLNGRF from the coding sequence ATGGATCGTTCGGACGAGAATGAACAACGCTTCGAAGCGGTCGGCGACGCGGACACCCGCGCCGCGTTCCCGCTCCCGCGTCCGAACCGGACGCTGACCGCACTCGCGACCGGTGCCCTCGCCCTGCCGGGCATCGCCGGCTCCGCCCGCGCCGACGCGCCCATCGAGCGCGCCACGGCCTCGAGCGCCTTCAGCTACTACCGCGAGGACCAGATCCCGCAGAAGCGCCTCGCCGCGGGCAGCGAGAACGAACGCTACGAGATCTTCGCCAAGCAGCTCCGCTTCGACATTCCGACGTCCGAGCGAACGGACATCGGCATCGACATCCTCTACGAAGAGATGAGCGGCGCATCCCCCTGGTACGTCACGGCCGAGGGCGGACGACGCGTCCAGGTCATGAGCGGGGCGACGATCGAGGAAGAGCGAACCGACGTACGAGTCGATCTCGACTACTACATGGAGACCGGCAAGGACACGATCTCGCTGGGATACTCGGTCGAGCGAGACTACGAATCCTGGAGCATCGGGCTCGCGACCGAGCGCAACTTCAACGACAAGAACACGACCTTCAACCTCGCGCTCGGCGCGAACTTCGACGAGATCGAGCCGACCCGCGACGGATTCAGCAGCCGGATCGTGAGCGATCAGAAGTGGGCGATCACGGCGTTCGCCGGCCTCAGCCAGGTCCTCTCGCGTGCCTCGATCGCCCAGGTCACCGTCAACTTCAAGCACTCCGACGGTTTCCTCGACGACCCCTACAAGCTGGTCGCCCCGATCGGCGGCGGCGCGAACGTCTCCGACGCACGTCCCCACGACCGCGACCAGGTGACCATCCTGACGCGCTACCGCCACCACTTCGAGGACATCGAGGGTTCGCTCCACGTCGACTATCAGTTCCACGCGGACACCTGGGGCATCATCTCCCACGCCGCCGATCTCGGGTGGTACCAGCGCCTCGCCGACATCTTCACGATCGCCCCGAGCTTCCGGTACTACAGCCAGAGCAAGGCCGACTTCTACGAGCCGCTGCTGAACGGGATCGTCGTCCCGATCGAACGCAGCGCCGACTACCGTCTCTCGCCCTTCGGCGCGGTCTCGGCGCGGATCAAGTTCGAGGTCGAGTTCGAGGACGTGCTCTCATACGACGCCGAGGGCTGGAGCGAGCGGTTCGGACTGAGCGACGGGCTCGACCTTCTGCTCTCGGTCGCCTACGAACGCTACATCTCGGACGGCGACATCGGACTCACCTCGGTCGGCGAGTTCGACCAGAACCCCGGCCTCGTGAACTTCCAGATCATCTCGTTCTCGCTCAACGGCCGTTTC
- a CDS encoding TlpA family protein disulfide reductase: protein MRSRTLALLFLLTSCAWPLSATALDEGDRAPAFSVPSLFGDGNVELGKYRGKIVYLDFWASWCGPCLKAIPEIEEMRGEFPDDQFQVVAVNLDQKAKKALRFLEKNPIGYPSAADPKGSLPGQFGVETMPTSYLIDRDGVIRYVHKGFSRGDGSRIREEIRMLLKEQKLGKK from the coding sequence ATGCGATCTCGAACTCTCGCCCTCCTCTTTCTGCTCACTAGCTGCGCATGGCCGCTCTCGGCCACGGCCCTCGACGAGGGTGACCGCGCGCCGGCGTTCTCGGTGCCCTCGCTCTTCGGTGACGGCAACGTCGAGCTCGGCAAGTACCGCGGCAAGATCGTCTACCTCGACTTCTGGGCGTCCTGGTGTGGCCCGTGCCTCAAGGCGATTCCCGAGATCGAAGAAATGCGCGGTGAGTTCCCCGACGACCAGTTCCAGGTCGTCGCGGTCAACCTCGACCAGAAGGCCAAGAAGGCGCTGCGCTTCCTCGAGAAGAACCCGATCGGCTACCCGAGCGCCGCGGACCCGAAGGGCTCGCTGCCGGGTCAGTTCGGCGTCGAGACCATGCCGACCTCGTACCTGATCGATCGTGACGGCGTGATCCGATACGTCCACAAGGGCTTCTCCCGCGGCGACGGCTCCCGCATCCGCGAAGAGATCCGAATGCTCCTCAAGGAGCAGAAGCTGGGGAAGAAGTAG
- a CDS encoding DUF4266 domain-containing protein — protein MTRSFRFAVIAALTACTLASTGCAVVKPWERDLLARRDMSFEPDGLEAKREAHIYWSKEATMPGGSGGGGGCGCN, from the coding sequence ATGACCCGATCGTTCCGATTCGCGGTGATCGCCGCCCTCACGGCCTGCACGCTCGCGTCTACGGGATGCGCCGTCGTCAAGCCCTGGGAGCGCGACCTCCTCGCGCGACGCGACATGAGCTTCGAACCCGACGGCCTCGAGGCGAAGCGGGAAGCGCATATCTACTGGAGCAAGGAAGCCACGATGCCGGGTGGCAGCGGCGGTGGAGGCGGCTGCGGCTGCAACTGA